The following proteins come from a genomic window of Gemmatimonadaceae bacterium:
- a CDS encoding ABC transporter ATP-binding protein — translation MGDTTANALRLAREVLATRRRRVLWVMMLTLFNGVAQGATVLLLVPLLREAGVPVGPGGAVGGIDRLVSGAFAALRLPATLPVVLLAFVALAWVQAMLQRLELIESARIEQRVVYDLRVALYAAMLGARWSFFTRRRGSDLAHAITRDADRAGAAVSYLLRAASQGVAAIVYLGFAVAISPLASLVALTGGALLTLLLRGTFRSAHETGEEMSDASTDTLAVVTQHVEGIKLVKSFGTERPALAAFDALAARSAQANVGATRAHAEAHVATAAGAATLLAVALYVALDWLRVPAAATLVLAFLFWRLLPRLLDVQQSLRDAVHELPGYEIARRLRDACAAEREADAPRHGAPAPRMVVRHAIQLEHVTFGYDGGAPVLRDASCTIRAGTITGLAGPSGAGKTTLVDLVLGLLSPSAGRITIDGEPLTGEQVARWRDVVAYVPQEPLLFHDTVIANLRWARPDATEDEVQRALAQAAATDFVARLPQGLHTVVGDRGVRLSGGERQRLALARALLRRPVMLVLDEITSALDAESESRILDAIVALRGTVTTLLVSHRAAPLRQADIVYVLDDGTIRVQVSDAV, via the coding sequence ATGGGTGATACGACGGCGAACGCGCTCAGACTGGCGCGCGAGGTACTGGCCACGCGGCGGCGGCGCGTGCTGTGGGTGATGATGCTCACGCTGTTCAACGGCGTCGCGCAGGGCGCCACCGTACTGCTGCTGGTCCCGTTGCTGCGGGAAGCCGGCGTTCCGGTCGGCCCTGGCGGGGCGGTGGGAGGCATCGACCGGCTCGTCTCGGGTGCATTCGCGGCGCTGCGGTTGCCGGCCACGCTGCCGGTGGTGCTGCTGGCGTTCGTGGCGTTGGCGTGGGTCCAGGCCATGCTCCAGCGCCTCGAGCTGATCGAGAGCGCGCGCATCGAGCAGCGCGTGGTCTACGACCTGCGCGTGGCGCTGTACGCGGCGATGCTCGGTGCGCGGTGGAGCTTCTTCACGCGCCGGCGCGGCTCCGACCTGGCGCACGCGATCACGCGCGATGCCGACCGCGCCGGCGCCGCGGTGTCGTACCTGCTGCGGGCGGCCAGCCAGGGCGTGGCGGCCATCGTGTATCTCGGCTTCGCCGTCGCCATCTCGCCGCTGGCCTCGCTGGTGGCGCTGACCGGCGGGGCGCTGCTCACGCTGCTGCTCCGCGGCACGTTTCGCTCGGCGCACGAGACGGGCGAGGAGATGTCCGATGCCTCCACGGACACGCTGGCCGTGGTCACGCAGCACGTGGAGGGCATCAAACTCGTGAAGAGTTTCGGCACCGAACGGCCCGCGCTCGCGGCGTTCGACGCGCTCGCCGCGCGCTCGGCGCAGGCGAATGTCGGCGCCACGCGGGCGCATGCCGAGGCGCACGTGGCGACCGCGGCCGGCGCGGCCACGCTGCTCGCCGTTGCGCTCTACGTGGCACTGGACTGGCTCCGGGTGCCGGCGGCAGCCACGCTCGTGCTGGCGTTTCTCTTCTGGCGTCTCTTGCCGCGGCTGCTCGACGTGCAGCAGAGCCTGCGCGACGCCGTCCACGAGTTGCCGGGCTACGAGATCGCCCGTCGGTTGCGCGACGCGTGCGCCGCGGAGCGCGAGGCGGACGCGCCGCGACACGGCGCGCCGGCCCCGCGAATGGTCGTGCGCCACGCCATCCAACTCGAGCACGTCACGTTCGGGTACGACGGCGGCGCTCCGGTGCTGCGCGACGCGTCGTGCACGATCAGGGCGGGCACGATCACGGGCCTCGCCGGACCCTCCGGCGCCGGCAAGACGACGCTCGTGGATCTCGTCCTCGGGCTGCTCTCACCGTCGGCCGGCAGGATCACGATCGACGGCGAACCGCTCACCGGCGAGCAGGTGGCGCGCTGGCGGGACGTGGTGGCGTACGTACCGCAGGAACCGCTGTTGTTCCACGACACGGTGATCGCCAATCTCCGCTGGGCCCGTCCCGACGCGACGGAGGACGAGGTGCAGCGCGCACTGGCCCAGGCGGCGGCCACCGACTTCGTGGCCCGGCTTCCGCAGGGGTTGCACACGGTGGTGGGCGACCGGGGCGTGCGCCTGTCCGGCGGCGAGCGTCAGCGGCTGGCGCTGGCCCGGGCCCTGCTGCGGCGTCCGGTGATGCTGGTCCTCGACGAGATCACGAGCGCGCTCGACGCTGAGAGCGAGTCGCGCATCCTCGACGCGATCGTGGCGTTGCGGGGCACGGTCACGACCCTGCTCGTGAGCCATCGCGCGGCCCCGCTACGACAGGCCGACATCGTCTACGTGCTCGACGACGGAACGATTCGGGTTCAGGTATCCGACGCCGTGTAG
- a CDS encoding glycosyltransferase family 2 protein: MSDPGRIAVGIASRGRPDSLARCIASLATIDDMVDEVLVVDDGSPDPLEPRVRAQLSAEAQRKLRMIRFEPGRGLAAARSECVRRAHAPWVLSLDDDAVVISRDAVHAAVRTIAADAGVFAVAFAQSDASGEPWPAGAQPAQVAYPCYTASFIGFAHLVRREAFVALGGFREQLIINGEERELCLRALDAGLAVVYLPDARVAHLADPTGRDVRRYLHLTVRNGVLASLYDDPFPMLCLRVPARLLAYFRMRRGWGVHDPWGFVAILRWLARDLGSALRQRKPVRWATIRRWRRLAREAPVYRGPA, encoded by the coding sequence GTGAGCGACCCCGGACGGATCGCTGTGGGGATCGCGAGCCGCGGACGCCCCGATTCGCTGGCCCGCTGCATCGCGTCGCTGGCGACCATCGACGACATGGTCGATGAAGTGCTCGTGGTGGACGACGGGTCGCCGGATCCGTTGGAGCCCCGCGTGCGCGCGCAGTTGAGCGCCGAGGCCCAGCGCAAGCTCCGGATGATCCGGTTCGAACCGGGCCGCGGACTGGCCGCGGCCCGCTCCGAATGCGTGCGGCGCGCTCATGCGCCGTGGGTGCTGAGTCTGGACGACGACGCCGTCGTGATCTCACGGGACGCCGTGCACGCGGCGGTTCGCACGATCGCAGCCGATGCCGGGGTGTTCGCCGTGGCGTTCGCCCAATCCGACGCGAGCGGCGAACCGTGGCCGGCCGGCGCGCAGCCGGCCCAAGTGGCCTACCCGTGCTACACGGCGTCGTTCATCGGATTCGCGCATCTGGTGCGACGCGAGGCATTCGTGGCGCTTGGCGGGTTTCGCGAGCAACTCATCATCAATGGCGAGGAGCGCGAACTGTGCCTGCGCGCGCTCGACGCAGGGCTCGCCGTGGTGTACCTGCCGGATGCACGGGTGGCGCACCTGGCCGACCCCACGGGACGCGACGTGCGGCGGTATCTGCACCTCACGGTTCGCAACGGCGTCCTGGCGTCGCTCTACGACGACCCGTTCCCGATGCTCTGCCTCCGCGTGCCGGCGCGCCTGCTTGCCTACTTCCGCATGCGCAGGGGCTGGGGCGTGCACGATCCGTGGGGCTTCGTCGCGATCCTGCGATGGCTGGCCCGCGACCTGGGCTCCGCACTCCGCCAGCGCAAGCCCGTCCGGTGGGCCACCATCCGTCGCTGGCGCCGCCTCGCGCGCGAGGCTCCCGTGTATCGAGGCCCGGCATGA
- a CDS encoding glycosyltransferase family 4 protein, whose product MTAPKRLLTIGHSYCVRRNRELADAIARAGNGAWEVTVAAPDAFPGDLGPIVTRADADERTTLRVIPVHRARRIHVMTYGRALRPLLAQEWDAIHCWEEPYVLSAAQIARRSPRRAALVYATFQNIAKRYPPPFGAIERFSMRRARGWIAFGRSVEATLEGRAGYHERPHAVIPFGVDLGRFSPDAASRAALLDELRWAADDTPVVGYLGRFVEAKGLPLLLHALRDLRRCGVAWRALFVGGGPLEPELRGFAAEHAPHVHVATGVSHDAVPRYLRVMDVLCAPSQTTAGWREQFGRMIVEAFACGVPVIGSDSGEIPHVIGDAGLVVGERDAAGWVAVLGRVLTDAADRRTLGARGRARAEAEFAWPVVANRHLMFFNQLLGT is encoded by the coding sequence ATGACCGCGCCCAAGCGTCTGCTGACGATCGGCCACTCGTACTGCGTGCGCCGCAACCGCGAGCTGGCCGACGCCATCGCCCGCGCGGGGAACGGCGCGTGGGAGGTGACCGTGGCCGCGCCGGACGCCTTTCCGGGTGACCTCGGACCGATCGTGACGCGTGCCGATGCGGACGAGCGCACCACATTGCGCGTGATCCCCGTGCATCGGGCCCGCCGGATCCACGTCATGACGTACGGACGGGCGCTCCGCCCGCTGCTGGCGCAGGAGTGGGACGCGATCCACTGCTGGGAGGAGCCTTACGTTCTCTCGGCGGCGCAGATCGCCCGGCGATCGCCGCGCCGTGCGGCGCTGGTGTACGCCACGTTCCAGAACATCGCCAAGCGCTACCCGCCGCCGTTCGGCGCGATCGAGCGATTCAGCATGCGGCGGGCGCGCGGATGGATCGCATTCGGTCGCTCCGTCGAGGCCACGCTCGAGGGGCGCGCCGGCTACCACGAGCGCCCGCACGCGGTGATCCCGTTCGGCGTGGATCTGGGCCGGTTCTCGCCTGACGCGGCGTCGAGAGCCGCGCTGTTGGATGAGTTGCGCTGGGCCGCGGACGACACACCCGTGGTGGGATACCTCGGCCGGTTCGTCGAAGCCAAGGGCCTGCCGCTGCTGCTCCACGCCCTGCGCGATCTGCGCCGCTGCGGCGTGGCGTGGCGCGCGCTGTTCGTGGGCGGCGGACCGCTCGAGCCCGAGCTCCGCGGGTTCGCCGCCGAGCATGCGCCGCACGTGCACGTGGCCACCGGGGTGTCGCACGACGCCGTGCCGCGCTACCTCCGCGTCATGGACGTGTTGTGCGCGCCCAGCCAGACCACCGCCGGCTGGCGAGAGCAGTTCGGCCGCATGATCGTCGAAGCGTTCGCCTGCGGCGTGCCGGTGATCGGTAGTGACAGTGGGGAGATCCCACACGTCATTGGAGATGCGGGACTGGTGGTGGGCGAGCGGGATGCGGCGGGGTGGGTGGCCGTGCTCGGCCGGGTGCTCACCGACGCCGCCGACCGACGCACGCTGGGCGCGCGCGGGCGGGCGCGGGCCGAGGCCGAGTTCGCGTGGCCGGTGGTGGCGAACCGGCACCTCATGTTCTTCAACCAACTGCTCGGTACCTGA
- a CDS encoding class I SAM-dependent methyltransferase, whose product MRSDDQQLAAGTYAKKQLFGGCSLLSWSHRRRFDMALALAAPYAGRPLLDYGCGDGTFLALAHEQFPESVGLEVDPGLVTACTERWGHLGGLRFLLADQAQALPAGSFGVVLCTEVLEHCPTDAVDVALARMQRLVAPDGRVIISVPVETGLPLAVKQAARAIAARRVHSDYQHRETYSVRDFVRMLIADEQTSVDRPVYETEFAPGLPNRYHGHKGFNWRAMRRRVGEAFRVVETRFSPVSWLGPEFASQAWFVCSPR is encoded by the coding sequence ATGCGATCCGACGACCAGCAACTTGCCGCAGGGACTTACGCCAAGAAGCAACTGTTCGGCGGGTGCTCCCTGCTGTCCTGGAGCCACCGGCGGCGGTTCGACATGGCGCTGGCGCTGGCCGCGCCCTATGCCGGACGGCCGCTGCTCGACTACGGGTGCGGCGACGGGACATTTCTGGCGCTGGCCCACGAACAGTTTCCGGAGTCGGTGGGTCTGGAAGTCGACCCCGGACTCGTGACCGCATGCACGGAACGGTGGGGGCACCTGGGTGGACTGCGGTTCCTGCTGGCCGACCAGGCACAGGCACTTCCCGCGGGGAGCTTCGGTGTGGTGTTGTGCACCGAAGTGCTGGAACACTGCCCCACGGACGCCGTCGACGTGGCCCTGGCGCGCATGCAGCGGCTGGTGGCGCCGGACGGACGCGTGATCATCAGCGTGCCGGTGGAGACGGGATTGCCGCTCGCCGTGAAGCAGGCGGCCCGCGCGATCGCCGCCCGCCGCGTGCACAGCGACTACCAGCACCGCGAGACGTATTCTGTGCGCGACTTCGTCCGCATGCTCATCGCCGATGAGCAGACCTCCGTGGACCGGCCGGTGTACGAGACGGAATTCGCGCCGGGACTTCCCAATCGGTATCACGGGCACAAGGGATTCAATTGGCGCGCCATGCGGCGCCGGGTCGGCGAGGCGTTCCGCGTGGTCGAGACGCGATTCTCGCCGGTGTCGTGGCTCGGTCCCGAGTTCGCCAGCCAGGCGTGGTTCGTCTGCTCGCCCCGATGA
- a CDS encoding glycosyltransferase family 1 protein yields MVRLLAPMTGRPPLRVGLVCDLLEERWPSMDLVADELLRALPLVASPRVDPVRLRTTMPRWPTQVARALRLRSAVNANRYLDRHWRYPRWIRRHAAGCDAYHVVDHTYAHLVHELPATRTIVTCHDIDAFRALVEPEREPRSRLFRRMTARVLDGLQRAARVTCDSAATRDALVAHGLRTEGLVVVPLGVHPAFTPATTAPADAGTEVTLLHVGSTIPRKRIDVLLRIFAGVRAQFPAARLVRVGGAFTGEQAALAHALGLDGAITVMPFVSHAALADLYRRAALVLLPSEREGFGLPVAEAMACGTPVVASDLPVLREVGAVAASYAAVGNVGEWVDAVCALLTEREKSLDTWRRRTAAATAQAAGFTWERCAARMAAIYAEVAGG; encoded by the coding sequence GTGGTTCGTCTGCTCGCCCCGATGACCGGCCGCCCGCCGTTGCGCGTGGGCCTGGTGTGCGACCTCCTCGAAGAGCGATGGCCGAGCATGGATCTCGTGGCCGACGAACTGCTGCGCGCCCTGCCGTTGGTGGCGTCGCCGCGCGTGGATCCGGTGCGCCTGAGGACCACCATGCCGCGATGGCCGACGCAGGTGGCGCGGGCCCTACGGCTCCGCTCGGCGGTGAACGCCAACCGGTACCTCGACCGGCATTGGCGGTACCCGCGGTGGATCCGCCGCCATGCCGCCGGTTGTGATGCGTATCATGTCGTGGACCATACCTATGCGCATCTCGTGCATGAGCTTCCCGCGACGCGGACGATCGTGACCTGTCACGACATCGACGCCTTCCGGGCGCTGGTGGAGCCCGAACGCGAGCCGCGATCGCGCTTGTTCCGCCGGATGACAGCGCGCGTTCTGGACGGACTCCAGCGCGCCGCGCGCGTGACCTGCGACAGCGCCGCGACCCGGGACGCGCTGGTCGCGCACGGGCTCCGCACCGAAGGGCTGGTCGTGGTGCCCCTCGGCGTGCACCCCGCGTTCACGCCGGCCACCACGGCGCCGGCCGACGCTGGAACGGAGGTGACGCTGCTCCACGTGGGGAGCACGATCCCGCGAAAGCGCATCGACGTGCTGCTCCGGATATTCGCCGGCGTGCGGGCGCAATTCCCGGCGGCGCGGCTGGTCCGGGTGGGGGGCGCGTTCACCGGGGAACAGGCCGCGTTGGCGCACGCGCTCGGGCTGGACGGCGCGATCACGGTGATGCCGTTCGTCTCGCACGCCGCGCTCGCGGACCTGTACCGGCGCGCGGCGCTGGTCCTGCTGCCGTCGGAGCGCGAGGGGTTCGGGCTTCCGGTAGCGGAAGCGATGGCGTGCGGCACGCCGGTGGTGGCGAGCGACCTGCCCGTGTTGCGCGAGGTGGGGGCGGTGGCGGCTTCGTATGCCGCCGTGGGGAACGTGGGCGAGTGGGTGGACGCCGTATGCGCGCTGCTCACCGAGCGGGAGAAGTCGCTCGACACGTGGCGGCGTCGAACCGCCGCCGCCACGGCGCAGGCCGCCGGCTTCACGTGGGAGCGCTGCGCGGCGCGCATGGCCGCCATTTACGCCGAGGTGGCCGGTGGCTGA
- a CDS encoding polysaccharide biosynthesis tyrosine autokinase: MGGFPPSFAPDSSPLGGANPIRQYLTIVQRYWWIIVLTTAAAVGYQWYRTRDDLPMFRAASAVRLEDQGPSVSGNLVPDYSSGFGGYTDPILTQVQVIKSRIIAERVVDSLGLQMQSQTPGFYMGFFADVHVAPTAPPSTLEFHFSPSHFVVYNFRDTIVADYGKPVTISGATFTMPHSPGFVSAKLGIVQRDDAVDQVLGGLDAKPRDMTSVIDISYTTDDPYVAREVASAVAQVYKAENAQSSRQQSHRRRVFIESQLKVTDSLLDIAQSRIADYRRGALAYSAKDKYATEQTDLAALNVRAETLREQRTAYQTLLDALQRNERGDLNALRTLAFVVDPSGNASVNSLYTDLMRYENARDSLTTGAFAHTDKHPAVEQVDARISSTVPQLETAVQNQLAVLDGQIAAVRSQQNRRADQIAAIPSSEETEQRLLRDADNIQKMSDKLNDELQIAKISEAVEAGDVEIVDLAQFPAGSIGAGRRRKLTYGAFLGFLLGVGLTVLTDRLNASVRRWEDLETVMHVPGLALIPQIAGEGSDTWNSRVRNTAHRFLPSLVPQRGLVTDEVGSELVMVNDVRSSSAESYRKLMTNLMYSASQPGLKVVVVTSASAGEGKTTTVCNLAVAFAQQGRRVVLIDADLRRARVHDVFGLGIEPGLTDVLVGNATIEQGIRPSGIAGLSILPAGTLPPNPLEFLGGERMRDLLVTLRERFDVVLIDTPPVLVTADAALMGVQADGVVIVVRAGKSERQAARHAVEQIVHVGGRMLGAVLNDPDARTPRYGRYGDYYYGYGYTASDT, from the coding sequence ATGGGTGGCTTCCCCCCGTCGTTCGCTCCCGATTCGTCTCCGCTCGGCGGCGCGAATCCCATCCGGCAGTACCTCACGATCGTGCAGCGGTACTGGTGGATCATCGTGCTCACCACGGCGGCGGCCGTCGGCTACCAGTGGTACCGGACGCGTGACGACCTCCCGATGTTCCGCGCCGCCAGCGCGGTGCGATTGGAGGACCAGGGCCCGTCGGTGAGCGGCAATCTCGTGCCCGACTACAGCAGTGGGTTCGGCGGGTATACCGATCCCATCCTGACGCAGGTCCAGGTCATCAAGAGCCGCATCATCGCCGAGCGCGTGGTGGACTCGCTCGGACTCCAAATGCAGAGCCAGACCCCCGGCTTCTATATGGGGTTCTTCGCCGACGTGCATGTGGCCCCCACGGCGCCGCCATCCACGCTCGAATTCCATTTCTCGCCGTCGCACTTCGTGGTGTACAACTTCCGCGATACGATCGTCGCCGACTACGGCAAGCCGGTGACGATCTCCGGCGCCACGTTCACGATGCCGCACTCGCCGGGGTTCGTGTCGGCGAAGTTGGGAATCGTTCAGCGGGATGACGCCGTGGACCAGGTGCTGGGCGGGCTCGACGCCAAGCCGCGCGACATGACGTCGGTCATCGACATCTCGTACACGACGGACGATCCCTATGTGGCCCGGGAGGTCGCGAGCGCCGTGGCCCAGGTGTACAAGGCGGAGAATGCGCAGTCGTCGCGCCAGCAGTCGCACCGGCGGCGGGTGTTCATCGAGAGCCAGTTGAAGGTCACCGATTCCCTGCTCGACATCGCGCAGTCCAGGATCGCCGACTACCGGCGCGGTGCCCTCGCCTACAGCGCCAAGGACAAGTACGCCACCGAACAGACGGATCTGGCGGCGTTGAATGTGCGGGCCGAGACGCTGCGCGAGCAGCGCACCGCGTATCAGACGCTGCTCGATGCGCTGCAGCGCAACGAGCGCGGCGATCTGAACGCGCTGCGCACACTGGCGTTCGTCGTCGACCCATCCGGGAACGCGTCGGTCAACAGCCTGTACACCGACCTCATGCGTTACGAGAACGCGCGTGACTCACTCACCACGGGAGCGTTCGCCCACACCGACAAGCACCCGGCCGTGGAACAGGTCGATGCGCGCATCTCATCCACCGTGCCACAGCTCGAGACGGCGGTGCAGAACCAGCTGGCCGTGCTCGACGGCCAGATCGCCGCGGTGCGGTCGCAACAGAACCGGCGCGCCGATCAGATCGCCGCGATCCCGTCGTCCGAAGAGACCGAGCAACGGTTGCTTCGCGACGCCGACAACATCCAGAAGATGTCGGACAAGCTCAACGACGAGTTGCAGATCGCGAAGATCTCCGAGGCGGTAGAGGCCGGGGACGTGGAGATCGTCGACCTGGCGCAGTTCCCGGCGGGATCGATCGGCGCCGGCCGCCGCCGCAAGCTCACCTATGGGGCCTTCCTCGGATTCCTGCTCGGCGTCGGGCTCACGGTCCTCACCGACCGGCTCAACGCCAGCGTGCGCCGGTGGGAGGACCTGGAGACGGTCATGCACGTGCCCGGGCTCGCCCTGATCCCGCAGATCGCGGGCGAGGGCAGCGACACCTGGAACTCCCGCGTGCGGAACACCGCCCACCGATTCCTTCCCAGCCTCGTGCCGCAGCGCGGGCTCGTGACCGACGAGGTGGGCAGCGAACTCGTGATGGTGAACGACGTGCGATCATCCAGCGCCGAGTCGTACCGGAAGCTGATGACCAACCTGATGTACTCCGCGTCGCAGCCAGGGCTCAAGGTGGTCGTGGTGACCAGCGCCTCGGCGGGCGAAGGCAAGACGACCACCGTCTGCAATCTGGCCGTCGCCTTCGCGCAGCAGGGCCGCCGCGTGGTGCTCATCGACGCCGACCTCCGGCGCGCCCGGGTCCACGACGTGTTCGGACTGGGCATCGAGCCCGGCCTCACCGACGTGCTCGTGGGCAACGCCACGATCGAACAGGGCATCCGGCCGTCGGGCATCGCCGGGTTGAGCATTCTGCCGGCGGGAACGCTTCCCCCCAATCCCCTCGAATTCCTCGGCGGCGAACGCATGCGCGACCTCCTGGTCACGCTCCGCGAACGCTTCGACGTCGTGCTCATCGATACGCCGCCGGTGCTCGTGACGGCCGACGCCGCCCTCATGGGCGTGCAAGCGGACGGGGTGGTCATCGTCGTGCGCGCCGGAAAATCGGAGCGACAGGCGGCGCGCCACGCGGTGGAGCAGATCGTCCATGTCGGCGGCCGCATGCTCGGCGCCGTGCTCAACGACCCCGACGCCAGGACCCCGCGCTACGGGCGCTACGGCGACTATTACTACGGCTACGGCTACACGGCGTCGGATACCTGA
- a CDS encoding glycosyltransferase: MAELRVLQVGKFYPPDEGGMETHLEGLCRHMRAHADLEVLVASRTRRTVHEVIAGVPVTRVGTLATIRSAPICPELRWRIRDSQADIVHLHHPNPSAFLSYLLSGHRGRLIVTYHSDVVQQRLLNMIYEPIVRAVLQRADAIIVSSQEYLDSSPMLGRYADRCVVIPMAIDPEQFAVADAAAVAAIRQAYGDRVILTVGRLVYYKGMEFLMRAMPDIRAHALVVGQGPMRDALELEARALGVAGRVTFLGHVPDTAPYYHAADVFVLPSHLRSEAFGIVQLEAMASGIPVVNTRIPSGVPGVSVDGLTGLTVAPGDPGALADAVNALLDQPARARALGEAGRRRVGERYTLEGMTERTLALYTRVLAGTGSRSRRRGRGRA, encoded by the coding sequence GTGGCTGAACTGCGCGTGTTGCAGGTGGGCAAGTTCTATCCGCCCGACGAGGGCGGTATGGAGACGCACCTCGAGGGGCTCTGCCGGCACATGCGGGCGCATGCCGATCTCGAAGTGTTGGTGGCGTCGCGCACCCGGCGCACCGTCCACGAGGTGATCGCCGGCGTGCCGGTCACGCGCGTGGGGACGCTGGCCACGATCCGCAGTGCCCCGATCTGCCCGGAACTGCGGTGGCGCATCCGGGACAGCCAGGCCGACATCGTGCACCTGCACCATCCCAATCCGTCGGCGTTCCTCAGCTATCTGCTCAGCGGCCATCGCGGGCGTCTGATCGTCACGTATCACAGCGATGTCGTACAGCAGCGCCTGCTCAACATGATCTACGAGCCGATCGTGCGGGCCGTGCTGCAGCGCGCCGACGCGATCATCGTGAGTTCGCAGGAGTATCTCGACAGCTCCCCGATGCTCGGCCGATACGCCGACCGGTGCGTGGTCATCCCGATGGCGATCGATCCCGAGCAGTTCGCCGTTGCCGATGCCGCGGCCGTGGCCGCGATCCGCCAGGCGTACGGCGATCGCGTGATCCTGACCGTGGGGCGCCTGGTGTACTACAAAGGCATGGAATTCCTCATGCGCGCGATGCCCGACATCCGGGCGCACGCGCTGGTGGTCGGCCAGGGGCCGATGCGCGATGCGCTGGAGTTGGAGGCGCGGGCGCTCGGGGTGGCCGGCCGGGTGACGTTTCTGGGCCACGTGCCGGACACGGCGCCGTATTACCATGCGGCGGACGTCTTCGTCCTCCCTTCGCACCTCCGCAGCGAGGCGTTCGGAATCGTGCAGCTCGAGGCGATGGCAAGCGGCATCCCCGTGGTGAACACCCGGATCCCCTCCGGTGTCCCCGGCGTGTCGGTGGACGGACTCACCGGACTCACCGTGGCGCCCGGGGACCCGGGGGCGCTCGCCGACGCGGTCAACGCCCTGCTCGACCAACCGGCCCGCGCCCGCGCGTTGGGAGAAGCGGGGAGGCGGCGAGTCGGTGAACGCTATACCTTGGAGGGCATGACCGAGCGCACTCTTGCCCTGTACACGCGCGTACTGGCCGGGACGGGGTCGCGCTCCCGACGGAGGGGCCGTGGCAGAGCATAG
- a CDS encoding glycosyltransferase family 4 protein: protein MRILLMGDYADDPRLGSTKVYYKLREELTRLGHDCDVMLAPEIGSWPRAAKVRWALAPALAARAVGRSGKRYDVIDVASAEGSVLGLRRALTPGDDVAIVSRSHGLEHRNYQRLLEDHAAGLVRKRWHRRWWYPVARLSQVALAARLADRMIVLNAGDAEFAAARGWKPRAAVDVIPHGVSSRFLESAPPPGAVRGRGMLFCGTWDDVKGVQYLADGFSRLAAIMPQARLTIVGAAMPEALVLARFSPEARTQVTVLQRVSEEEVMGQYRTHDALVLPSTYEGFGMVVLEAMSQRLPVISTPVGCAPALIRDGETGLLVRPRSADDLAAAMRRLLDDAALRARIASAAFPLALAHTWTRTAERTLASYTAARAMRRGPT from the coding sequence ATGCGCATCCTCCTCATGGGCGATTATGCCGACGATCCCCGTCTCGGGTCGACGAAGGTGTATTACAAGCTGCGCGAGGAGCTAACCCGCCTGGGCCACGACTGCGACGTGATGCTCGCCCCGGAGATCGGGAGTTGGCCCCGTGCCGCCAAGGTGCGGTGGGCGCTTGCTCCCGCATTGGCCGCGCGCGCCGTGGGGCGATCTGGGAAGCGCTACGACGTGATCGACGTCGCGAGCGCCGAAGGGTCGGTGCTCGGTCTTCGCCGAGCGCTGACTCCCGGCGATGACGTCGCGATCGTCAGTCGCTCGCACGGCTTGGAACACCGCAACTATCAACGGCTGCTCGAGGACCATGCGGCGGGGTTGGTCCGCAAACGGTGGCACCGCCGATGGTGGTATCCGGTGGCGCGGCTGTCGCAGGTGGCCCTGGCGGCCCGATTGGCCGACCGGATGATCGTGCTCAACGCCGGCGACGCCGAATTCGCGGCAGCCCGCGGATGGAAGCCGCGAGCGGCCGTCGACGTCATTCCCCATGGCGTGTCGTCACGATTCCTGGAGAGTGCGCCGCCGCCGGGGGCCGTACGCGGCCGGGGCATGCTCTTCTGCGGGACGTGGGACGACGTCAAGGGCGTACAGTATCTGGCGGACGGCTTTTCCAGGCTCGCGGCGATCATGCCGCAGGCGCGCCTCACGATCGTCGGCGCGGCCATGCCGGAGGCGCTGGTTCTGGCGCGGTTCTCTCCGGAGGCCAGGACCCAGGTCACCGTGCTGCAGCGGGTGAGCGAAGAGGAGGTGATGGGCCAGTACCGGACCCACGACGCGCTGGTGCTGCCGTCCACCTATGAGGGGTTCGGCATGGTGGTGCTCGAGGCGATGAGCCAGCGGTTGCCGGTGATCTCGACCCCCGTGGGATGCGCGCCGGCGCTGATCCGCGACGGCGAGACGGGACTGCTCGTTCGGCCGCGATCGGCCGATGACCTGGCGGCCGCCATGCGGCGCCTGCTCGACGACGCGGCGCTCCGCGCGCGCATCGCCAGCGCCGCATTTCCTCTGGCGCTGGCCCATACGTGGACGCGCACGGCGGAGCGAACACTCGCATCGTACACCGCGGCGCGCGCCATGCGGCGGGGGCCGACGTGA